One genomic region from Leptospira tipperaryensis encodes:
- a CDS encoding DUF2804 domain-containing protein codes for MNLETEIRQETNLCDKSGNLNLNAVGWSKKPLHRCNLSGHYLRKKKWNYWCIYDENFLASFTISDVDYAGVIFVYWLNRKTGDFEEGTILTPFGSGVSLGQLLGSNATYIGNNARLQFFREEEGYRLSINFSPRNKIPVQAELLIPVPENWETLNVVVPWSKRKFQFTEKLFGVGASGTVRYGAMEHKFEPETSFACLDYGRGVWPYSTKWNWASMVAHNGGERIGINLGAGWTDETGTTENAILVNGRIYKIPSNAIFEIDKENWMKPWHLYTKDSQAIDLQFIPEFHRKANTNTGILASSVHQMIGKFEGIIRLGKNEYKITNGQGWAEDHIARW; via the coding sequence ATGAACTTAGAGACTGAAATCAGACAAGAAACGAATCTTTGCGATAAATCCGGGAATCTGAATTTAAACGCGGTGGGCTGGTCCAAAAAGCCGTTACACAGATGTAATCTGAGCGGGCACTACTTAAGAAAAAAGAAATGGAACTACTGGTGCATCTACGACGAAAACTTCTTAGCTTCGTTTACGATCTCCGACGTCGATTATGCGGGAGTCATCTTTGTCTATTGGCTGAATCGTAAAACGGGAGACTTCGAGGAAGGGACGATTCTTACCCCATTCGGATCCGGAGTGAGTTTGGGACAACTCCTGGGAAGCAACGCGACTTACATCGGAAATAACGCGAGGTTACAATTTTTTAGAGAAGAAGAAGGATATCGTCTTTCGATCAATTTTTCTCCGAGAAATAAGATCCCGGTTCAGGCCGAACTTTTGATTCCCGTTCCTGAGAATTGGGAGACGCTTAACGTAGTTGTTCCTTGGTCCAAGAGAAAATTTCAGTTTACCGAAAAATTATTCGGTGTCGGGGCGAGTGGAACCGTTCGATACGGAGCGATGGAACACAAATTCGAACCCGAAACCTCCTTCGCTTGTTTGGATTACGGAAGAGGGGTTTGGCCTTATTCGACAAAATGGAACTGGGCTTCCATGGTGGCGCATAACGGAGGAGAAAGAATCGGAATCAATCTCGGAGCCGGATGGACTGACGAAACCGGAACCACCGAAAACGCGATCCTGGTTAACGGGAGAATCTATAAGATTCCGTCTAACGCGATCTTTGAGATCGACAAAGAAAATTGGATGAAACCTTGGCATTTGTATACGAAAGATTCTCAAGCGATCGATCTTCAGTTTATTCCCGAATTTCACAGAAAGGCAAATACGAATACGGGGATTCTCGCTTCTTCCGTACATCAGATGATCGGAAAATTTGAAGGTATTATTCGATTGGGAAAGAACGAATACAAGATTACGAACGGTCAAGGTTGGGCCGAAGATCATATCGCGAGATGGTAG
- a CDS encoding SBBP repeat beta-propeller lipoprotein, LipL53 family, with translation MKSYLTIPILWILLHSCIPGKEMNSGNPRTSEYWLNQFLAGIHPILFRENTGTIEWMILEGKVAATSRGKDIALDPFQNVILAGETDGALFNGAVFGTQDLIIAKYNSQSGRAWARQLGASGALLTVVGIATDPLGNAYIAGYTNAAFSGPMLSGQDLFVIKVSLDGTPIWSKQVGPTGGSYFLNPTDICVDSLGNSYVVGDTNGPFGGPVAISGTMFVVRFDSSGNQSWATQLSVTGANTTASGLACDSTSGTAFVAGWGGANYSTLTAPGIGGNDLFVFKYDSSGNRQFFTHIGQASVEILTGPITLDRSGNIFVGASSNADFGFGNPGTTYAGTIFKYDQSGTQQWIRQFGLNNGTAITTPTSLVTDLANNVFFTGYTDGNLVTGTGASIGNNDLFFTKYNGQGEQQWLRQIGTAGATLIGNGIVTDPEGALYGTGSATGTINGISINGTQDLFLVKYR, from the coding sequence ATGAAATCTTATCTTACAATTCCTATTCTTTGGATTTTACTTCACTCCTGTATTCCCGGAAAAGAAATGAACTCCGGCAATCCAAGAACGAGCGAATACTGGTTGAACCAATTCCTCGCGGGAATCCATCCCATTCTCTTTCGCGAAAACACCGGAACCATAGAATGGATGATACTCGAAGGAAAAGTAGCGGCGACTAGCCGCGGTAAAGACATCGCCCTAGATCCATTCCAAAACGTAATCCTCGCGGGAGAAACGGACGGTGCCCTTTTTAACGGAGCCGTCTTCGGAACTCAAGATCTAATCATTGCCAAATACAACTCCCAAAGCGGTCGCGCTTGGGCTCGTCAGTTGGGTGCATCGGGAGCGCTTCTTACGGTCGTGGGAATCGCGACAGATCCATTAGGGAATGCTTATATCGCCGGATACACGAATGCTGCCTTTTCCGGTCCGATGTTGAGCGGTCAGGATCTTTTTGTAATCAAGGTTTCTTTGGACGGAACTCCGATTTGGAGCAAACAAGTAGGTCCTACCGGAGGAAGCTATTTTCTAAACCCGACGGACATCTGCGTGGATAGTCTCGGAAATTCCTACGTCGTAGGAGACACGAACGGACCTTTCGGTGGCCCGGTCGCAATCTCCGGAACCATGTTTGTGGTCCGTTTTGATTCTTCCGGAAATCAATCCTGGGCGACACAACTTTCGGTTACGGGTGCGAATACGACTGCAAGCGGACTTGCCTGCGATTCTACTTCCGGTACGGCTTTCGTCGCCGGTTGGGGAGGGGCGAATTATTCTACGCTAACCGCTCCAGGAATCGGCGGAAACGATCTTTTCGTTTTTAAATACGACTCGAGTGGAAACAGGCAGTTCTTCACCCACATAGGTCAAGCAAGCGTGGAAATACTTACCGGGCCAATCACTCTGGATCGTTCCGGAAATATTTTTGTGGGAGCTTCGAGTAACGCGGACTTCGGTTTCGGAAACCCGGGAACCACCTATGCTGGAACGATTTTTAAATACGACCAAAGCGGAACTCAACAATGGATTCGACAATTCGGCCTCAATAACGGAACGGCGATAACGACGCCCACGTCCTTGGTCACAGATCTCGCAAACAATGTTTTTTTTACCGGTTATACAGACGGCAATTTGGTGACCGGAACGGGTGCTTCCATCGGCAATAACGATTTATTTTTTACAAAATACAACGGACAAGGAGAACAACAGTGGCTCCGTCAAATCGGAACCGCCGGTGCGACTCTCATTGGCAACGGAATCGTTACCGATCCGGAAGGTGCGCTTTACGGAACGGGTTCTGCAACCGGAACGATCAACGGAATTTCTATCAACGGCACGCAGGATTTGTTTTTAGTCAAGTATCGATAA
- a CDS encoding metallophosphoesterase family protein, with translation MIRFLHSADLHLSQKEKDYSLSVLKEIVSIASEEQCTHILFCGDLFDRNNDIAALKEDVKSILKSFSGRIFYIPGNHEELGLAEGTYPISADLSPMLYPQKGENVKLWLEESDGVSAEFFGFPFNRNLDYSNIQFKEKKVQYRIALLHGTETKMVEYLGPSPEEADSILDSGPFLEAKFDYLALGHIHSKRSEVSGSLIKAYPGSPRIVSLGESGVRTVNIVSLGKNGTPVLKERAIVSAGEFKDFSLSVTLSGEIPELEKTSSRFSQEDTVRIRVSGIVEDEHVVSETLNRFSESARCRKIEIKTSDLKTSSALIDNPVAKIFYEKLMELQRNWSGADAPDWNEILVLGLEQIEENAGKTER, from the coding sequence ATGATTCGATTTTTACACAGCGCCGATCTGCATCTCAGTCAAAAAGAAAAGGACTATTCCCTTTCCGTCCTCAAAGAGATCGTCTCGATCGCTTCCGAGGAACAATGCACTCATATCCTTTTTTGCGGAGATCTCTTTGATCGAAACAACGATATCGCGGCCCTCAAAGAAGACGTCAAATCGATCCTCAAATCCTTTTCGGGAAGAATCTTTTATATCCCCGGCAATCACGAGGAACTCGGTCTCGCAGAAGGAACCTACCCGATCTCCGCGGATCTTTCGCCCATGCTCTATCCTCAGAAAGGCGAAAACGTGAAACTCTGGTTGGAAGAATCGGACGGTGTCTCCGCTGAATTTTTCGGTTTTCCGTTTAACAGAAATTTAGATTATTCGAATATTCAATTTAAAGAAAAGAAGGTTCAATACCGGATCGCGCTCCTTCACGGCACCGAAACCAAGATGGTGGAATATCTCGGCCCTTCTCCGGAAGAGGCGGATTCCATTCTGGATTCCGGGCCGTTTCTCGAAGCCAAGTTCGACTATCTCGCGTTAGGTCATATTCATTCCAAACGTTCGGAGGTTTCCGGTTCTCTGATCAAAGCCTATCCAGGCTCGCCTCGTATCGTTTCCTTGGGAGAATCCGGAGTCCGCACCGTAAACATCGTCTCTCTTGGAAAAAACGGAACTCCGGTTTTAAAAGAAAGGGCGATCGTTTCCGCCGGAGAATTTAAGGACTTTTCTCTTTCCGTAACTCTTTCCGGGGAAATTCCTGAACTTGAAAAAACATCTTCTCGTTTTTCACAAGAAGACACGGTTCGAATCCGCGTCTCGGGAATCGTCGAAGACGAACACGTCGTCTCGGAAACCTTAAATCGTTTTAGCGAGTCCGCGCGTTGTAGAAAAATTGAAATCAAAACTTCCGATCTCAAAACCTCTTCGGCGCTTATCGACAACCCCGTCGCAAAAATATTTTATGAAAAGCTAATGGAACTTCAGCGAAACTGGTCCGGCGCGGATGCTCCCGACTGGAATGAAATTTTGGTATTGGGTCTGGAACAAATCGAAGAAAACGCGGGGAAAACCGAAAGATGA
- a CDS encoding ATP-binding protein translates to MISKLQLLKFGKFQKSDFDLSPSVTIFQGKNESGKTTIFDALRLGIGSKFLTASQEPKKSILSRYGDKSLEGYQLVGEIPELSKDAAPQYVHCVSLREGELEFAFNNEKMIKPEFLRSKLLNNGVNLEGISSSLKKIYSPKTGSKDSNFVETLKKEISDLKSKRIRLTSEIESLHSRNKNNVEMEGKHLKDQERVNEIKEKLSQLEKEFFLDSKIQKKIQLLDSLSKIQRLKSLEETLKKNFLYSKDESSVYENLQKEIDKVQSSLTSSETLLQDKQKAIDLKKKESDSFKNQISLLQKMKVKAEESIEKIDKTLREEGFTEEVRTDLSNSNQKVIGGGIAGFGFLGLMGVLISLLVANVSPFGLLIGSLVSAGAIGVGLYLFTQKKESLEMRYSSAKERDAVSKRLNEWNLTFPENPISPIDRMDILRQFLAKQIQNFESKSEQIETLEKELKVLTETLETIQSKGKLEREKLSELQSKRNSWLNERRITTIQEYHKQVAEFQSQSKILAETSQKLRSTNAGKNPEELEIQWKTEISTLDEIPTQGLQEAEKLSKNSQKKELETELQSLEKRLNELKTEIKVEDTRIQDSLPEKEKDLISTLQLLAEKEKEFLSLESRRKSAKIAQEIVEDISKDQSFQFVSIASEIRKDLNLLLPKREVSFEALDKKELIKMEDAAGQLRSIDHLSGGTLATFYLIFKLFLARKTVPKNGILLLDEPFVHLDPVRVQSALSYLKSFQEETEYQICFFTKQEELSETILKIFKKAKKISLE, encoded by the coding sequence ATGATTTCCAAACTACAACTTCTTAAATTCGGAAAGTTTCAAAAATCCGACTTCGACCTCAGTCCTTCCGTTACGATCTTTCAAGGAAAAAATGAATCCGGCAAAACCACGATCTTTGACGCGCTTCGTCTCGGAATCGGAAGCAAGTTTCTCACTGCAAGTCAGGAACCGAAAAAAAGTATTCTTTCCCGTTACGGAGATAAGAGTTTGGAAGGTTATCAACTCGTGGGTGAGATTCCCGAACTTTCCAAAGACGCGGCTCCTCAGTATGTGCATTGTGTCTCGCTTCGTGAAGGAGAATTGGAATTTGCGTTTAACAACGAAAAGATGATCAAACCCGAATTCTTACGAAGTAAACTTCTCAACAACGGAGTGAATCTCGAAGGGATTTCGAGTTCCCTCAAAAAAATCTATTCTCCAAAAACGGGAAGCAAAGACTCAAACTTTGTAGAAACTCTCAAAAAAGAAATCTCGGATCTCAAATCAAAAAGAATTCGTCTGACCTCGGAGATCGAAAGTCTTCATTCCCGAAATAAGAACAACGTGGAAATGGAAGGAAAACATCTCAAAGATCAAGAAAGAGTCAACGAGATCAAAGAGAAACTTTCTCAGCTGGAAAAGGAATTCTTTTTGGATTCCAAAATTCAAAAGAAGATTCAACTTTTAGATTCTCTTTCCAAGATCCAAAGATTAAAATCTCTGGAAGAAACTCTCAAAAAAAACTTTCTCTATTCCAAAGACGAATCTTCCGTTTATGAAAATCTTCAAAAGGAAATCGATAAAGTCCAGTCTTCTCTGACTTCTTCGGAAACCTTACTTCAAGACAAACAAAAAGCGATCGATCTCAAAAAGAAAGAATCCGATTCTTTTAAGAATCAGATTTCTCTTCTGCAAAAGATGAAAGTCAAAGCCGAAGAATCGATCGAAAAAATCGATAAAACTCTCAGAGAAGAAGGTTTTACCGAAGAGGTTCGGACCGATCTTTCCAACTCCAATCAAAAAGTCATCGGAGGAGGAATCGCTGGCTTTGGTTTTTTAGGTCTGATGGGAGTTTTGATTTCTCTCTTGGTCGCCAACGTTTCTCCATTCGGACTTTTGATCGGCTCCTTGGTTTCGGCGGGTGCAATCGGCGTCGGTCTTTATCTTTTTACTCAGAAAAAAGAATCCTTAGAAATGCGTTACAGTTCCGCGAAAGAAAGGGACGCTGTTTCCAAAAGATTAAACGAATGGAATCTAACGTTTCCTGAAAACCCGATTTCTCCGATCGACAGGATGGATATTCTCAGACAATTCTTAGCAAAACAGATTCAAAATTTTGAATCTAAATCGGAGCAAATCGAAACCCTGGAAAAGGAACTCAAGGTTTTGACCGAAACCTTGGAAACGATCCAATCCAAAGGCAAATTGGAAAGAGAAAAACTTTCCGAACTCCAAAGCAAACGAAACTCTTGGCTGAACGAAAGAAGAATCACCACAATTCAAGAATATCACAAACAAGTAGCCGAGTTTCAATCCCAGTCCAAGATTCTCGCAGAAACCTCTCAAAAACTCCGATCGACAAACGCCGGAAAGAATCCGGAAGAATTGGAAATTCAATGGAAGACTGAAATTTCCACCTTGGATGAAATTCCAACACAAGGTCTGCAAGAAGCGGAAAAACTTTCCAAAAATTCGCAAAAGAAAGAATTGGAAACGGAACTTCAGTCTTTGGAGAAAAGATTAAACGAACTCAAAACGGAAATCAAAGTCGAAGACACGAGAATCCAGGATTCTCTTCCGGAAAAAGAAAAAGATCTGATTTCTACTCTTCAACTCCTTGCCGAAAAGGAAAAAGAATTTTTGAGTTTAGAATCCAGACGAAAATCCGCGAAGATCGCGCAGGAAATTGTAGAAGATATTTCCAAGGATCAGTCTTTCCAATTTGTTTCCATCGCTTCGGAAATCCGCAAAGATCTCAACCTTCTTCTTCCTAAAAGAGAAGTTTCATTCGAGGCTCTCGATAAAAAAGAACTGATCAAGATGGAGGACGCCGCGGGCCAGCTTAGGTCCATCGACCATCTTTCCGGCGGAACCTTGGCGACGTTCTACCTAATCTTCAAATTATTTTTGGCTCGTAAGACCGTTCCCAAAAACGGAATTCTTTTATTGGATGAACCCTTTGTTCATCTGGATCCGGTGAGGGTTCAATCGGCTCTTTCTTACTTAAAAAGTTTTCAAGAAGAAACGGAATATCAAATTTGTTTTTTTACAAAACAAGAAGAACTTTCTGAAACGATTCTGAAAATTTTTAAGAAGGCCAAAAAAATCTCCCTGGAGTGA
- a CDS encoding TIGR04452 family lipoprotein, with amino-acid sequence MKTLFSRILILLLLSQVYNCLLFDTLGIAPGRIKGSEAAGQIKDAAIVTDLINSTILSGRATVSILSILADQLAGIKSDGKYVKSEVDDCIAEIKGLSGYLIGAPLTILLQSKCSLKEDKVILDSPFPEF; translated from the coding sequence TTGAAAACTCTATTCAGTAGAATTCTCATTTTGCTTTTACTTTCCCAAGTTTATAATTGCTTATTATTTGATACGCTCGGAATCGCTCCGGGAAGAATCAAGGGATCCGAAGCCGCAGGTCAAATCAAGGACGCAGCAATCGTTACCGATTTGATCAACTCTACCATTTTGAGCGGTCGAGCTACGGTTTCTATCCTTTCCATCTTGGCGGACCAATTGGCCGGTATCAAATCCGACGGCAAATACGTGAAATCGGAAGTAGACGATTGTATCGCGGAAATCAAAGGCCTGAGCGGCTATCTCATTGGAGCTCCTCTTACGATCTTGCTTCAATCCAAATGTTCTTTGAAAGAAGATAAAGTAATCTTAGATTCTCCTTTCCCTGAATTTTAA
- the rlmD gene encoding 23S rRNA (uracil(1939)-C(5))-methyltransferase RlmD: MKPPASQSCQHYPECAGCDRLHIGYEKQLQLKQEEIEKQFGGFKGLEIRTIVKSPKDQMYRHKVQLPFGHRKIGKKTVLTLGLHNKENTFIIDQKECRIQDADLTTVASAIRHWARTENLSPYFEKNGNGLLRHIVLRKANASQEILVGIVTNASEIPGRKNITNSLHSYIKQFLSAEKSKAEVVGILQNVNQRNTKVVLGDKETTWYGRHFIKEKIGDLNFQIGLSTFFQVNPFQIENLYNLVLDDLPSNSVVVDAYCGIGTITLYAASKSKKVIGLEENPNSIRSAIGAAKANQVENAIFTKGKVLQTLQSSLNEKPDVVIVDPPREGLDPETKKILLNSKVGRVLYVSCNPETLRRDALELTKSFRYEKLTPVDLFPHTSHLESVAVFTR, encoded by the coding sequence ATGAAACCTCCTGCGAGTCAATCTTGTCAACACTACCCGGAGTGCGCCGGTTGTGATCGATTGCATATCGGTTACGAAAAACAACTTCAGCTAAAACAAGAAGAGATTGAAAAACAGTTCGGTGGTTTTAAGGGATTAGAGATCCGAACGATCGTAAAAAGTCCGAAGGATCAGATGTATCGTCATAAGGTTCAACTTCCATTCGGACATCGTAAGATTGGCAAAAAGACGGTTCTAACGCTCGGACTACACAACAAAGAAAATACTTTCATCATCGATCAGAAAGAATGTAGAATTCAGGACGCCGACTTGACCACAGTTGCTTCCGCGATAAGACACTGGGCAAGAACTGAAAATCTCAGTCCATACTTTGAAAAAAATGGAAACGGTCTTTTAAGACATATCGTTTTGAGAAAGGCTAACGCTTCTCAGGAAATTCTCGTCGGGATCGTAACCAACGCGAGTGAAATACCGGGAAGAAAAAATATCACCAATAGTCTACATTCGTATATCAAACAATTCTTAAGCGCTGAAAAATCGAAGGCTGAAGTGGTCGGAATTTTACAGAACGTGAATCAGAGAAATACAAAGGTGGTTTTGGGAGACAAGGAGACCACCTGGTATGGAAGACATTTTATCAAAGAGAAAATCGGAGATTTGAACTTTCAGATCGGTCTTTCCACATTCTTTCAAGTCAATCCGTTTCAAATCGAAAACCTATACAATCTGGTTTTGGACGATCTTCCTTCCAATTCGGTCGTCGTCGACGCTTACTGTGGGATCGGAACGATCACTCTTTACGCCGCTTCCAAATCCAAAAAGGTCATCGGCTTGGAGGAGAATCCGAATTCCATTCGTTCTGCAATCGGAGCCGCGAAAGCCAATCAAGTGGAGAATGCAATCTTTACAAAAGGTAAAGTTCTTCAGACGCTCCAATCTTCTTTAAACGAAAAGCCCGACGTGGTGATCGTAGATCCGCCGAGAGAAGGACTGGATCCGGAAACCAAAAAGATATTATTAAATTCTAAAGTGGGAAGAGTCCTTTATGTTTCCTGTAATCCGGAAACTTTGCGCAGAGACGCGTTGGAACTGACCAAATCTTTCCGTTATGAAAAATTGACTCCCGTGGATTTATTTCCGCACACGAGTCATCTGGAAAGTGTCGCGGTCTTTACAAGATAG
- a CDS encoding ankyrin repeat domain-containing protein: MNQNKLEENSNREGNVSFWKRFLFFRAIKKGNPSGLKKLLQNGLDPNAIRYYGMNPVSLAVKYQNEEVVKVLLEFIADPNRTDEVTGLTPLIHSILEDSSPEMMSILISFGADLNQKDTNGMSPLHHCVNEGKLIPFQILLEKGADPNVQDFDGVTCMNLAKSSHGMSEFAELLLKHGADPMIKDKHGKIYLM, translated from the coding sequence ATGAATCAAAACAAACTCGAAGAGAATTCAAATCGAGAAGGGAACGTTTCTTTTTGGAAACGATTTCTTTTTTTTAGAGCGATCAAAAAGGGAAATCCTTCCGGGTTGAAAAAACTTTTGCAGAACGGCTTGGATCCGAATGCGATCCGATACTACGGGATGAATCCCGTTTCTCTCGCGGTAAAATATCAAAATGAAGAAGTAGTGAAAGTTCTTTTGGAATTTATAGCCGATCCGAATCGAACGGATGAAGTCACGGGTTTGACTCCTTTGATCCATTCTATTTTGGAAGATTCTTCTCCTGAGATGATGTCAATATTGATTTCATTCGGAGCCGATCTCAATCAAAAGGATACAAACGGGATGAGCCCTCTACATCACTGCGTGAACGAAGGAAAACTTATACCATTTCAAATTCTTTTGGAGAAGGGTGCGGATCCGAACGTGCAGGATTTTGACGGAGTGACTTGTATGAACTTGGCTAAGTCTTCTCACGGAATGTCAGAGTTTGCCGAGCTTCTTCTCAAACACGGGGCGGATCCGATGATCAAGGATAAACACGGAAAAATCTATCTGATGTAA
- a CDS encoding helix-turn-helix domain-containing protein encodes MKILFSKCDPVLAPWIGCYWGWESDSTSTQFEFPKIFPSVENELHISYRDPILIGTVQNGKEEWNSSQGHIIGNHLSPFRISPKGKVGFFNIRMFPGSFYEFFKIPGKEVRSHLSDLQVPKNKEYSDFVNRIRDARNFEDRVSLSNEYFRKLLNSKKESESIVAEAIRKITASNGKIPISRLAQDLGLVKKTLKRKFQERIGYNPKEFARVVRFQNAAWMKLENQNLSDLALDAGYYDQSHLTKEFSALSGYSPLVWYGLRDRILSLFYNTRPRSF; translated from the coding sequence ATGAAGATTCTATTTTCAAAATGTGATCCGGTCTTAGCTCCTTGGATCGGATGTTATTGGGGTTGGGAATCGGATTCTACCTCGACGCAGTTTGAATTTCCGAAAATATTTCCGTCCGTCGAGAACGAACTTCATATATCCTATCGAGATCCGATTTTGATCGGGACCGTTCAAAATGGAAAGGAAGAATGGAATTCTTCCCAAGGACATATCATTGGAAATCATCTCTCTCCTTTTCGAATTTCTCCCAAAGGAAAAGTAGGATTTTTTAATATAAGAATGTTTCCAGGATCCTTTTACGAATTTTTTAAAATTCCGGGAAAGGAAGTTCGGAGCCATCTGAGCGATCTGCAAGTTCCTAAAAACAAGGAATATTCCGATTTTGTGAATCGAATTCGAGATGCCCGTAACTTCGAGGATCGAGTATCTCTTTCAAACGAATACTTTAGAAAATTATTGAATTCTAAAAAAGAATCGGAATCAATCGTCGCGGAAGCGATTCGAAAAATTACCGCGAGCAATGGTAAGATTCCTATCTCAAGGTTAGCGCAGGATTTGGGACTGGTCAAAAAAACTTTGAAAAGAAAGTTTCAGGAAAGGATCGGATACAATCCAAAGGAATTTGCGAGAGTCGTTCGTTTTCAAAACGCCGCTTGGATGAAATTGGAAAATCAAAATCTCAGCGATCTGGCTCTGGACGCAGGCTACTACGATCAATCTCATTTGACCAAAGAGTTTAGCGCCCTTTCCGGTTATTCTCCCTTGGTTTGGTATGGACTTAGGGATCGAATTTTGTCCCTTTTTTACAATACAAGACCCCGTTCTTTCTAG
- a CDS encoding acyl-CoA thioesterase — MENLKTPSQSSVETRHIVMPDQANHYGTLFGGTLMYWIDMIAAMVAQRHCGKEAVTASVDRLNFIAPIEVGDHVILKASVNYTGRTSMEVGVQVSKENPYTGTVVRATTAYLTFVALDETKKPCPVPQIKPETEAETRRFKNAVLRQESNRELVKKIRDSK; from the coding sequence ATGGAAAATTTAAAAACACCCAGTCAGAGTTCCGTTGAGACTAGACATATCGTTATGCCGGATCAGGCCAATCACTACGGAACCTTGTTCGGCGGAACTCTCATGTATTGGATCGATATGATCGCGGCCATGGTCGCTCAAAGACACTGCGGAAAAGAAGCAGTGACCGCAAGTGTAGATCGGCTCAATTTTATAGCTCCGATCGAAGTAGGAGATCACGTAATCTTAAAAGCGAGCGTCAATTATACCGGAAGAACTTCGATGGAAGTCGGGGTTCAGGTTTCCAAGGAAAATCCTTATACGGGAACCGTCGTAAGGGCGACCACCGCTTACCTCACCTTTGTCGCGTTAGACGAAACGAAAAAACCCTGTCCCGTTCCGCAGATCAAACCGGAAACCGAAGCGGAAACAAGAAGATTTAAGAATGCGGTTTTAAGACAGGAATCCAATCGGGAGTTGGTAAAAAAAATCAGAGATTCCAAATGA
- a CDS encoding GNAT family N-acetyltransferase, which translates to MNSSIIIRLAEPRDVDAIVPLIYSSGPAAWDYVFTQGSKTPSDFLSTSFIKRGNTISYKNHFVAELNGEVVGAIMSYRQPSFLLLNGGTALRIVSVYGFSAPKVMGRGLVTEGMIRPPKSGRLYLGHIAVSEKHRGKGIGKELIRFMAKTFPEFKTLSLDVSQKNEAAIQLYKGLGFQTVDARSFGGPVGKVPDHFYMEVERSILR; encoded by the coding sequence TTGAACTCATCTATCATCATTCGTTTAGCGGAACCCAGAGACGTGGACGCAATCGTTCCCTTGATCTATTCTTCCGGTCCGGCCGCTTGGGATTACGTTTTTACTCAAGGATCTAAAACACCTTCTGATTTTCTGAGCACTTCGTTTATCAAACGTGGAAACACGATCTCTTATAAAAATCATTTTGTGGCCGAGTTAAACGGGGAAGTAGTAGGCGCGATCATGAGTTATCGACAACCTTCGTTTCTTCTGCTAAACGGAGGAACGGCCCTGAGAATCGTTTCAGTCTACGGTTTCTCCGCTCCGAAGGTGATGGGGCGAGGGCTCGTGACCGAGGGAATGATACGTCCCCCGAAATCCGGAAGACTTTATTTGGGACATATTGCCGTCTCTGAAAAACACAGAGGAAAAGGAATCGGAAAGGAACTGATTCGATTTATGGCGAAGACATTCCCCGAATTCAAAACTCTTTCCTTGGACGTTTCGCAAAAGAACGAAGCGGCGATTCAACTCTACAAAGGATTGGGTTTTCAAACTGTGGACGCAAGAAGTTTCGGCGGACCGGTCGGAAAGGTGCCGGATCATTTCTACATGGAAGTGGAAAGAAGTATATTAAGATAA
- a CDS encoding CBS domain-containing protein, which translates to MFFWISRGVPEPYIPPARLEIVHPLHAIPPSSSSKKIETEDKSLRENVSKGFSEGASSEYKANSSLGDVKSRQGDFLSSLTARDLMTSPVVSFEENDPIEKAEEIFFQKRFRHVPVIKDESTLCGILSDRDWMRWQLTKEKEVGLAKTIGDIMKTKVLSVQMYAGIGEISKVLFEERIGCLPVVNEQAQIIGMITRSDVLRAILKVNEREFLA; encoded by the coding sequence TTGTTCTTTTGGATTTCTCGCGGCGTTCCGGAGCCTTACATTCCTCCCGCACGACTCGAAATCGTTCACCCCTTGCACGCGATTCCTCCTTCGTCTTCTTCTAAAAAAATAGAAACCGAAGACAAGTCGTTGAGAGAGAATGTTTCCAAAGGTTTTTCCGAAGGAGCGAGTTCCGAATACAAAGCCAATTCTTCTCTGGGAGACGTGAAATCCAGACAAGGGGACTTTTTGTCTTCCCTGACCGCGCGAGATTTGATGACTTCTCCCGTCGTCAGCTTTGAAGAAAACGATCCGATCGAAAAAGCGGAAGAAATCTTTTTTCAAAAACGATTTCGACACGTTCCCGTGATCAAAGACGAATCTACGTTATGCGGAATTCTTTCGGATCGGGATTGGATGCGATGGCAATTGACTAAAGAAAAAGAAGTCGGATTAGCAAAAACGATAGGCGACATTATGAAAACAAAAGTTCTCTCGGTTCAGATGTACGCAGGAATCGGAGAAATTTCGAAAGTCCTTTTCGAGGAAAGAATCGGTTGTCTTCCGGTTGTCAACGAACAGGCCCAGATCATCGGAATGATCACTCGAAGCGACGTGCTCCGCGCGATTCTCAAAGTCAACGAAAGGGAATTTCTCGCTTGA